The proteins below are encoded in one region of Persephonella hydrogeniphila:
- a CDS encoding ferredoxin, translating to MGKLKVVVDRTICEGIGPCAEETKYIELDKRHKAVVLEPGKPKEEVMEQAQHVKRQEVILELTPEEEEEIFRAAEACPVKAIFIYDPETGEQLYP from the coding sequence ATGGGAAAACTTAAAGTTGTTGTTGATAGAACAATATGCGAGGGTATAGGCCCCTGTGCAGAGGAGACGAAATATATAGAACTTGATAAGAGACATAAAGCTGTTGTATTAGAACCGGGAAAACCTAAGGAAGAAGTAATGGAACAGGCTCAACATGTAAAAAGACAGGAGGTCATACTTGAGCTTACTCCTGAGGAAGAAGAAGAGATATTTAGAGCTGCTGAAGCCTGTCCTGTAAAAGCTATATTTATTTATGATCCGGAAACCGGAGAACAGCTATATCCCTAA
- a CDS encoding YicC/YloC family endoribonuclease: MPYSMTGFGYSVKSFDEYEIEVRIKSLNHKGIDISVKGPRDIVFFIDLDIRNTIKSFFERGSFQVYINIRYTRPKQLLNIENLKKALESAKDMLNQLGLNVTDDKMYEITSSLASEFEEETVDEQLKKRVLEAVKEACENLKEERKKEGEKLVKDIKERINSIQENLEKIKAQKDKIIEKAKQRITEKVKELLGEEYSERAFIEATLLAEKMDITEEVVRLESHIQRFKELLKQDKPVGRKMDFMCQEMHREINTMGNKMPDFSPYTVEMKTQLEKIRQQVQNIE, from the coding sequence ATGCCCTACAGTATGACAGGCTTTGGTTATTCAGTAAAAAGTTTCGACGAATACGAGATTGAGGTAAGAATAAAATCCCTAAATCACAAAGGAATTGACATATCTGTAAAGGGTCCAAGGGATATTGTATTTTTCATAGACCTTGATATCAGAAACACGATAAAGTCTTTTTTTGAAAGGGGTAGTTTTCAGGTTTATATAAACATCAGGTACACAAGGCCTAAACAACTTCTGAATATTGAGAACCTGAAAAAAGCCCTTGAAAGTGCAAAGGATATGTTAAACCAGCTGGGTTTAAACGTAACCGATGATAAGATGTACGAGATCACCTCTTCCCTCGCTTCAGAGTTTGAGGAAGAAACCGTCGATGAACAGCTTAAAAAGAGAGTACTTGAAGCAGTTAAAGAAGCCTGTGAAAACTTAAAAGAAGAAAGGAAAAAAGAGGGAGAAAAACTTGTTAAAGATATAAAAGAAAGAATAAACAGTATTCAGGAAAATCTTGAAAAAATAAAAGCTCAGAAAGATAAAATAATAGAAAAAGCAAAACAGAGAATAACAGAAAAAGTAAAGGAACTTTTAGGGGAAGAATACTCAGAAAGGGCATTTATAGAAGCGACCCTCCTCGCCGAGAAAATGGATATAACAGAAGAGGTTGTTAGACTCGAATCGCATATTCAGAGATTTAAAGAACTTCTAAAACAGGATAAACCTGTTGGCAGGAAAATGGATTTTATGTGTCAAGAAATGCACAGAGAGATAAATACAATGGGGAATAAAATGCCTGATTTTTCTCCTTATACTGTTGAGATGAAAACTCAGTTAGAAAAAATAAGACAACAGGTTCAGAATATAGAATGA
- the lnt gene encoding apolipoprotein N-acyltransferase: MKNFILAVLGGLLISLSFPDSFIPFVYIGGFFVIFYFIYRENSAKKSVFYILLTGFSFTVFSFYWMVFALSRYGDVNLIVAIILFVLFGIAFSALQFVPFGLFLFFIRKYKNSILLAPFIWVFLEIIREFIPFTGFPWNLMGYTLSYINPVAQITSIGSIYSLSFLSIFFSVAVFLFLTQRSLLSISLIISSIIIFTAVYLWGDSRIKNFKKEGTKKNIAIIQGNISQDIKNSQDRLKIIEKYLHLIKIASKNNVDLIILPESAIPVYPLYQEEDVYRDYFFDQLRDIKKPILSGFDNIYYKNDKLIIHNSIFLIDKKGNIIDFYNKIKLVPFGEYVPFPFGVFKFLFPYLEGYDFLPGEKKKVIMFKEFKIVPLICFESIFPTFVADFSQKGNILVNVTNDGWFGKTSAPFQHFEMARIRAIENGRYLIRAANTGISAVITPTGNIEYSLGMFEEGIILDTVYLNNEKTFWCKYHKLILISIIASFIIFVTFLIIPFHVGRFKNENYNQRSN, encoded by the coding sequence ATGAAAAATTTTATTTTAGCCGTCCTTGGAGGACTACTAATATCTTTATCCTTTCCTGACTCTTTTATCCCTTTTGTCTATATTGGTGGTTTTTTTGTAATTTTTTATTTTATTTATAGAGAAAATTCAGCAAAAAAATCTGTTTTCTATATCTTACTTACTGGATTTTCTTTTACAGTATTCTCTTTTTACTGGATGGTCTTTGCTTTAAGCCGTTACGGAGATGTAAACCTTATTGTAGCAATTATTCTATTTGTGCTGTTTGGAATAGCTTTTTCAGCATTACAGTTTGTTCCTTTTGGTCTATTTCTATTTTTCATTAGAAAATACAAAAACTCTATTCTTCTTGCTCCATTTATATGGGTATTTTTGGAAATCATCAGAGAGTTTATTCCATTTACAGGTTTTCCATGGAATCTTATGGGATACACATTATCTTACATAAATCCTGTAGCCCAGATTACATCAATAGGTAGTATATATTCTTTATCTTTTCTGTCTATATTTTTTAGCGTTGCTGTTTTCCTCTTTTTAACGCAGAGGAGTTTATTATCAATATCTCTTATTATTAGCTCTATTATTATTTTTACAGCTGTGTATTTATGGGGAGACAGCAGAATAAAAAATTTTAAGAAAGAAGGTACAAAGAAAAATATTGCTATCATTCAGGGGAATATATCACAGGATATAAAAAATTCTCAGGACAGGCTAAAAATAATAGAAAAGTATTTGCATCTAATAAAAATAGCTTCAAAAAACAATGTAGACCTTATAATCCTTCCTGAATCTGCGATACCGGTTTATCCTTTGTATCAGGAGGAAGATGTTTACAGAGATTACTTTTTTGATCAGCTGAGAGATATTAAAAAACCTATCCTATCAGGATTTGATAATATTTATTATAAGAACGACAAACTTATTATACACAACTCTATATTCCTGATAGATAAAAAGGGAAATATTATCGATTTTTATAACAAAATAAAGCTTGTTCCCTTTGGGGAATATGTACCGTTTCCGTTTGGAGTTTTTAAATTCTTATTTCCATACCTTGAAGGGTACGATTTTTTACCGGGAGAAAAGAAAAAAGTAATAATGTTCAAAGAATTTAAAATTGTTCCTCTGATCTGCTTTGAGTCAATATTTCCGACTTTTGTAGCAGATTTTTCACAAAAGGGAAACATACTGGTAAATGTAACAAACGATGGATGGTTTGGAAAGACATCGGCACCATTCCAGCATTTCGAGATGGCACGAATAAGAGCGATAGAAAACGGTAGATACCTTATTAGAGCAGCAAACACAGGCATATCTGCTGTTATTACCCCCACCGGAAATATAGAGTACTCCCTTGGGATGTTTGAAGAAGGAATAATACTGGACACCGTTTATCTAAACAATGAAAAAACATTCTGGTGCAAATATCATAAACTAATTTTGATTTCCATCATTGCTTCATTTATTATCTTTGTTACATTTTTAATAATTCCCTTTCATGTTGGGAGGTTTAAAAATGAAAACTATAACCAGAGAAGTAATTGA
- a CDS encoding M48 family metalloprotease, with translation MMRKLILLITAFIFLSCTKTYDALSGKEVYTLLPPEEEIKIGKMYVPLAIEQNDGRYPDKQVQEYVQQIGEKIAKHTPRKLDYKFYVVNTKEINAFALPGGFIFVNRGLILSLDKEDELAGVLAHELAHVNARHHARFLEKVYGLNILLSVAGIFAYQSRYGDILMQFGKIGAQLLSLRWSREHETEADTFGVRFAYDAGYDPRGLLDTFKIFKKLDKIKQPEWLLTHPLPDTRIKNVKKLISKLDLNKPLIEDSPQFHIIKEKLEKTKLSFDLYYKAKEKLSKNKKIAALKLLDKSLKYFPENNASLTMKAFILLTEEEFKEGTELAVKATKLDEMFFRPHFFAGYGYFKLKKYKKSVKYLEKAKNLIPDFPDTYYFLGRDYEALGKNVEAVKNYRKALKLTDGKRGWEKDAKRRLSRLLGI, from the coding sequence ATGATGAGAAAGTTAATACTCCTGATAACAGCTTTTATATTTCTTTCCTGTACGAAAACTTATGATGCTTTATCTGGCAAAGAAGTATACACACTTCTTCCACCAGAAGAAGAGATCAAAATCGGAAAGATGTACGTCCCCCTTGCTATTGAGCAAAACGATGGTAGATATCCGGACAAACAGGTACAGGAGTATGTACAGCAGATAGGAGAAAAGATAGCAAAACATACACCAAGAAAACTTGATTACAAGTTCTATGTTGTAAACACAAAGGAGATAAATGCTTTTGCACTTCCTGGAGGATTTATATTCGTAAACAGAGGTCTTATTCTCTCACTTGATAAAGAGGATGAGCTCGCAGGAGTTTTGGCTCACGAGCTTGCCCATGTAAATGCAAGACATCATGCAAGATTCTTAGAAAAAGTATACGGTCTCAATATTCTGCTGTCTGTTGCAGGTATTTTTGCATACCAGTCAAGATACGGAGATATTCTGATGCAGTTCGGTAAAATAGGTGCCCAGCTTCTTTCCCTCAGATGGAGCAGAGAGCACGAGACAGAAGCAGATACATTTGGTGTTAGATTTGCTTATGATGCTGGATACGATCCTAGAGGACTTTTAGATACATTCAAAATATTCAAAAAATTAGACAAGATTAAACAACCTGAGTGGCTCCTGACACACCCTCTTCCAGACACAAGAATAAAAAATGTTAAAAAACTTATATCAAAATTAGATCTGAATAAACCTCTCATAGAAGATTCCCCCCAGTTCCACATAATAAAAGAAAAGCTTGAAAAAACAAAACTATCCTTTGATCTTTACTACAAAGCAAAAGAAAAACTGTCTAAAAACAAAAAAATAGCAGCTCTAAAGCTTCTTGATAAATCCTTAAAGTACTTTCCAGAAAATAACGCATCTCTTACGATGAAAGCATTCATACTCCTTACAGAAGAAGAATTCAAAGAAGGAACAGAGCTTGCTGTAAAAGCAACAAAGCTTGATGAAATGTTTTTTAGACCACATTTCTTTGCAGGATACGGATATTTTAAGCTTAAAAAGTACAAAAAAAGCGTGAAATACCTCGAAAAAGCAAAAAATCTTATACCTGACTTTCCAGATACGTATTATTTCTTAGGTAGAGATTACGAAGCTTTAGGAAAAAATGTAGAAGCAGTAAAAAACTACAGAAAAGCCCTTAAACTTACAGATGGGAAAAGAGGATGGGAAAAAGACGCCAAAAGGCGTCTGTCAAGATTATTAGGGATATAG
- a CDS encoding 3-deoxy-D-manno-octulosonic acid transferase has protein sequence MGIIYNLLYTLFFPFYLLLFIFITKKKGYSPELKERFVLYPDNRSRVLWFHCASVGELNLSKPLIKYFTGKHRILITVSSPRGKEYAVKNFPEAIIRTLPFDFPFLIKKFINTYTPEVLIIAEGELWYNLIDVSSKQIPVISINTRISPSSYRIYRKISPFIKNILKKFRLIIARSQTDYELLKSFVHENVVLCGDLKFVSSIGEKNIEFEKKGKILIAGSTHEPEEKILINVFKKLKEKYPELKLLIAPRHLERVPEVIKILEKENIPYSLRTKTKIPETDVYVIDTLGELSAFYRYADVVFVGGSIAPVGGHNILEAILQNKPVIIGKNYEKISDTVNQLLPEGIIKIAKDEKEIKEAVEYFLNISGKDIDFKKISENIFKCYLSNIKKVLGDSL, from the coding sequence ATGGGCATAATTTATAATCTACTGTACACCCTATTCTTTCCATTTTACCTGCTTTTATTTATTTTTATAACAAAAAAGAAGGGATACAGCCCTGAACTAAAAGAAAGATTTGTGCTTTACCCAGACAACAGGAGCAGAGTTCTCTGGTTTCACTGTGCTTCTGTAGGAGAGCTAAATCTATCAAAACCGTTAATAAAATATTTCACCGGCAAGCACAGAATTCTGATAACGGTTTCCTCTCCAAGAGGAAAAGAATACGCTGTAAAAAATTTTCCAGAAGCCATAATCAGAACTTTACCATTTGATTTTCCGTTTCTAATAAAAAAATTTATCAATACATACACGCCTGAAGTCCTGATTATAGCTGAAGGTGAGCTGTGGTACAATCTGATAGATGTAAGCTCCAAACAGATACCTGTAATATCAATAAATACACGGATTTCTCCTTCTTCCTACAGAATTTATAGAAAAATCAGCCCTTTCATCAAGAATATACTTAAAAAATTCCGTCTCATTATTGCAAGATCACAGACAGACTATGAACTGCTAAAAAGTTTTGTACACGAAAATGTTGTTCTGTGTGGGGATCTAAAATTTGTATCATCAATAGGTGAGAAAAATATAGAGTTTGAGAAAAAAGGGAAAATACTTATAGCTGGAAGTACCCATGAACCAGAAGAGAAAATACTGATAAATGTTTTTAAAAAACTAAAAGAAAAATATCCTGAACTAAAACTCCTAATAGCTCCAAGACATCTTGAAAGAGTACCTGAAGTAATAAAAATACTGGAAAAAGAAAACATACCCTATAGCCTCAGAACAAAAACAAAAATTCCCGAAACAGACGTTTACGTAATAGATACCCTTGGAGAACTATCTGCCTTTTACAGGTATGCAGATGTGGTTTTTGTAGGAGGAAGTATAGCCCCTGTTGGAGGACATAATATTCTGGAAGCTATCTTACAGAATAAACCTGTAATAATAGGAAAAAACTACGAAAAGATATCAGATACAGTAAACCAGTTACTACCTGAAGGCATAATAAAGATAGCAAAAGATGAAAAGGAAATTAAAGAAGCTGTAGAATATTTTCTTAACATAAGCGGTAAAGATATAGATTTTAAAAAGATATCAGAGAATATTTTTAAGTGCTACCTGTCAAACATAAAAAAAGTTTTAGGAGATAGTTTATGA
- a CDS encoding RNA-guided endonuclease InsQ/TnpB family protein: MSVTILKKQKIKESLKKTKEKRKNQIPKVYQLKISYSNLNKDQKQWLERIFLEAKWLYNYCIADIQNRLNSKTEKSKQVEIKTPNGFETREITCLSSQMKQAVLDRIKKNLTDLSKAKQKGIKVGKLKFKSDYRNIPLKQNGITFKVLKDKNRIKIQGLKKPVRVLGLHQIPENSEIAKAELIKKPDGYYIYLTCFIDKNQTKEKKIKKPIAIDFGIKHQLTLSNGIKINYSVEETKRLKKLQKKLSKQKKGSNNYFKTKYKIQKEHQKIYNKRKDIQNKIFSLLKKYEYVLIQDEAVKQWQSGLFGKQVQNTGIGEIISRLKNNPETLIPVGRYEATTKICSNCGSRKEDIELSDRVYKCNSCGLVIDRDLNSAINILKIGLEKVETTTIKNLLTDCGEVTPVERKVSARILGSNPYIRVSYASVKQEAT, from the coding sequence ATGTCTGTAACTATCCTAAAAAAGCAAAAAATCAAAGAAAGTTTAAAGAAAACAAAAGAGAAAAGAAAAAACCAAATTCCTAAAGTTTATCAACTTAAAATCTCATATTCCAATTTAAACAAAGACCAAAAACAATGGCTTGAAAGAATATTTTTAGAAGCTAAATGGTTATATAACTATTGCATTGCAGATATCCAAAATAGACTAAATTCAAAAACAGAAAAATCAAAACAAGTAGAAATAAAAACACCAAACGGATTTGAAACAAGAGAAATAACCTGCTTATCATCCCAGATGAAACAAGCAGTATTAGACAGAATAAAGAAAAACCTAACAGACCTATCAAAAGCAAAACAAAAAGGAATTAAAGTAGGAAAACTAAAATTTAAATCAGACTATAGAAATATTCCATTAAAACAAAATGGTATAACATTTAAAGTATTAAAAGACAAAAACAGAATAAAGATACAGGGGTTAAAAAAGCCAGTCAGGGTATTAGGACTACACCAGATACCAGAAAACTCTGAAATAGCAAAAGCTGAACTAATTAAAAAACCAGATGGATACTATATATATTTAACCTGCTTCATAGATAAAAACCAGACAAAAGAAAAAAAAATAAAAAAACCAATAGCAATAGATTTTGGGATAAAACATCAGTTAACCCTATCAAACGGAATAAAAATAAACTACTCAGTAGAAGAAACAAAAAGATTAAAGAAACTACAAAAGAAACTATCAAAACAGAAAAAAGGAAGTAATAACTATTTCAAAACCAAATACAAAATCCAGAAAGAACATCAGAAAATCTACAACAAAAGGAAAGATATACAAAATAAAATATTTTCATTGTTAAAGAAATATGAATATGTGTTAATACAAGATGAAGCAGTAAAACAATGGCAAAGTGGATTATTTGGGAAACAAGTGCAGAATACAGGTATAGGGGAAATAATATCAAGGTTAAAGAATAACCCTGAGACTCTTATACCTGTAGGTAGATATGAAGCAACAACAAAGATATGTTCAAACTGTGGGAGCAGAAAAGAAGATATTGAATTATCTGACAGAGTTTATAAGTGTAATAGTTGTGGACTTGTGATTGATAGAGATTTAAACAGTGCAATAAACATTTTAAAGATAGGATTAGAAAAAGTGGAGACAACCACTATAAAAAACCTACTTACGGACTGTGGGGAAGTAACGCCTGTGGAGAGAAAAGTCTCTGCACGAATACTTGGGAGTAATCCCTATATTCGTGTAAGCTATGCCTCTGTGAAGCAGGAAGCCACCTAA
- a CDS encoding VIT1/CCC1 transporter family protein, with the protein MNAVKLASYFYQMEMNDYFTYMKVSESIKESKLSESIKKIALMEKEHAQFWAEFLKKRNVEPSKVKVNRLKIFLINHLSKLINPIILISFLELGESGAIKNYYNFLKTEKLSEEEREKLKKIILDEIEHETFFARQINEKGMSNIRDFVLGMNDGLVEILGAVAGLSAVYLSNPLMVGVSGLIVGMAGALSMGIGAFISVRSQRQVNEAQKEQMEIIFDVAPERAVEEYKRKLIESGVLKELAEDITSKISKNKEAISKLLIEETEENEIRSGLFTGFAYLVGVFFPVIPYFFAPNSYIALPFSILFAGLALTFVAVVISVLSGISIKKKIFEMVISAFTAAGIAYTFGSIMQSIFGIEI; encoded by the coding sequence ATGAATGCTGTCAAGCTGGCTTCTTATTTTTATCAGATGGAAATGAATGATTATTTTACTTATATGAAAGTGTCAGAGAGTATAAAAGAGAGTAAACTCTCAGAAAGCATTAAAAAAATAGCATTAATGGAAAAAGAACATGCACAGTTCTGGGCAGAATTTCTAAAGAAAAGAAATGTAGAACCATCGAAGGTAAAAGTAAACAGGTTGAAGATTTTTTTGATAAACCATTTATCAAAATTGATAAATCCAATTATACTTATCTCTTTCCTTGAGCTTGGGGAATCAGGAGCGATTAAAAATTACTACAACTTCCTAAAAACAGAAAAACTGTCAGAAGAAGAAAGAGAAAAACTTAAAAAGATAATATTAGATGAAATTGAACACGAAACATTTTTTGCCAGACAGATCAACGAAAAAGGAATGTCAAACATAAGAGACTTTGTCTTAGGGATGAACGACGGCCTTGTAGAAATATTAGGAGCTGTCGCAGGTCTGTCAGCCGTTTATCTGTCAAATCCCCTTATGGTAGGAGTTTCCGGTTTAATAGTAGGAATGGCAGGAGCACTATCCATGGGGATAGGGGCTTTTATATCTGTAAGGTCTCAAAGACAGGTAAATGAAGCTCAAAAGGAACAGATGGAAATTATATTTGATGTTGCACCTGAAAGGGCTGTTGAGGAGTATAAAAGAAAACTCATCGAGTCTGGGGTTCTAAAAGAGTTGGCAGAAGATATCACATCAAAAATAAGCAAAAACAAAGAGGCGATATCCAAACTTCTTATTGAAGAAACAGAGGAAAACGAAATAAGATCAGGTCTTTTTACAGGATTTGCTTATCTTGTAGGTGTTTTCTTCCCTGTTATACCTTACTTCTTCGCACCAAATTCATATATAGCCCTACCATTCTCAATTCTGTTTGCAGGACTGGCTCTTACATTTGTTGCTGTTGTTATCTCTGTTTTATCAGGAATAAGTATAAAGAAAAAGATATTTGAGATGGTGATTTCTGCATTTACCGCAGCTGGAATAGCCTATACATTTGGTTCAATAATGCAATCAATTTTTGGAATAGAAATATAA